The Dendropsophus ebraccatus isolate aDenEbr1 chromosome 3, aDenEbr1.pat, whole genome shotgun sequence genome includes a region encoding these proteins:
- the LOC138786752 gene encoding gastrula zinc finger protein XlCGF57.1-like isoform X2, giving the protein MVFIIFISKLINPGKDLNYTNATDIREKEEKEMTDDSSDEQYKKDITTGKDMNLINGIDIKEEETDDSSDEQYKEDNTTGKDMNLINGTGIKEEETDDSSDEQYKEDITTGKDMNLINGTDIKEEETDDSSDEQYKEDITTAECPRRSEGHQISPDITADGQITQDTYEEPSITPDIPPAPHRKDLPSHPSIQVVATDPSQTVEKNKSCRKDGEHSKADTEKPSFACSQCGKHFTYKRCLVKHQKIHTRKKLFSCSECGKCFDFKSKLATHFKAHTGEKHVAHQRTCPGEKPFSCSECGKGYTFKSELVEHQRTHTGDRPFSCTECEKCFTFKSQIVRHLRIHTGEKPFSCSECGKCFNRNSALIVHLRNHTGEKPFSCSECGKRFNRNSALVVHLRNHTGEKPFSCSECGKKYGAKTYLDDHQKNHSGEKPFSCSECGKCFIKKSKLDRHLRTHTGEKPFSCFECGKCFTQESALNRHKKTHTGEKPFLCSTCGKCFTDKYTLDKHQKTHTGKVLT; this is encoded by the exons ATGgtttttataatatttatttcaAAGCTAATAAATCCGGGGAAAGATCTGAACTATACTAATGCTACAGACataagagaaaaagaagaaaaagagatgacagatgacagcagtgatgagcagtataagaaagacatcactacagggaaagATATGAACCTTATCAATGGTATAGAcataaaagaagaagaaacagatgacagcagtgatgagcagtataaggaggacaacactacAGGGAAAGATATGAACCTTATCAATGGTACAGgcataaaagaagaagagacagatgacagcagtgatgagcagtataaggaggacatcactacaggaaaAGATATGAACCTTATCAATGGTACAGacataaaagaagaagagacagatgacagcagtgatgagcagtataaggaggacatcactacag CTGagtgtccccggagatcagagggacatcagatatctccagatattacagcagatggtcagatcacacaagatacatatgaagaaccttctattaccccagatatacccccagcccctcacagaaAAGATCTGCCATCTCATCCTTCTATACAAGTCGTGGCTACTGATCCATCACAGACTGTTGAGAAAAATAAAAGTTGCAGAAAGGATGGGGAACATTCGAAAGCAGATACAGAAAAGCCTTCATTTGCGTGTTCACAATGTGGAAAACATTTTACCTATAAAAGGTGTCTCGTGAAACACCAGAAAATTCACACACGGAAGAagctattttcatgttcagagtgtgggaaatgttttgatTTCAAATCAAAGCTTGCTACACATTTCAaagctcacacaggggagaagcatgtTGCACATCAGAGAACTTGcccaggggagaagccattttcatgttcagaatgtgggaaaggttaTACTTTCAAATCAGAGCTTGttgaacatcagagaactcacacaggggataggccattttcatgtacagaatgtgAGAAGTGTTTTACTTTTAAATCACAGATTGTTAGACatctgagaattcacacaggggagaagccattttcatgttcagaatgtggaaaatgttttaaccgGAACTCAGCTCTCATTGTCCATCTGAGaaatcacacaggggagaagcccttttcatgttcagaatgtggaaaacgttTTAACCGGAACTCAGCTCTCGTTGTCCATCTGAGaaatcacacaggggagaagcccttttcatgttcagaatgtgggaaaaaatATGGAGCAAAAACATATCTTGACGATCATCAAAAAAATCACtcgggggagaagccattttcatgctctgaatgtggaaaatgtttcattAAGAAATCAAAGCTTGATAGACAtttgagaactcacacaggggagaagccattttcatgcttcgaatgtgggaaatgttttactcaggaATCAGCTCTTAATAGACATAAAAAAACTCACactggggagaaaccatttttatGCTCaacatgtggaaaatgttttactgataAATACACTCTTGATAAACATCAAAAAACCCACACTGGAAAAGTACTTACATGA
- the LOC138786752 gene encoding gastrula zinc finger protein XlCGF57.1-like isoform X1: MVFIIFISKLINPGKDLNYTNATDIREKEEKEMTDDSSDEQYKKDITTGKDMNLINGIDIKEEETDDSSDEQYKEDNTTGKDMNLINGTGIKEEETDDSSDEQYKEDITTGKDMNLINGTDIKEEETDDSSDEQYKEDITTGNRPAECPRRSEGHQISPDITADGQITQDTYEEPSITPDIPPAPHRKDLPSHPSIQVVATDPSQTVEKNKSCRKDGEHSKADTEKPSFACSQCGKHFTYKRCLVKHQKIHTRKKLFSCSECGKCFDFKSKLATHFKAHTGEKHVAHQRTCPGEKPFSCSECGKGYTFKSELVEHQRTHTGDRPFSCTECEKCFTFKSQIVRHLRIHTGEKPFSCSECGKCFNRNSALIVHLRNHTGEKPFSCSECGKRFNRNSALVVHLRNHTGEKPFSCSECGKKYGAKTYLDDHQKNHSGEKPFSCSECGKCFIKKSKLDRHLRTHTGEKPFSCFECGKCFTQESALNRHKKTHTGEKPFLCSTCGKCFTDKYTLDKHQKTHTGKVLT, from the exons ATGgtttttataatatttatttcaAAGCTAATAAATCCGGGGAAAGATCTGAACTATACTAATGCTACAGACataagagaaaaagaagaaaaagagatgacagatgacagcagtgatgagcagtataagaaagacatcactacagggaaagATATGAACCTTATCAATGGTATAGAcataaaagaagaagaaacagatgacagcagtgatgagcagtataaggaggacaacactacAGGGAAAGATATGAACCTTATCAATGGTACAGgcataaaagaagaagagacagatgacagcagtgatgagcagtataaggaggacatcactacaggaaaAGATATGAACCTTATCAATGGTACAGacataaaagaagaagagacagatgacagcagtgatgagcagtataaggaggacatcactacaggtaaccgcccag CTGagtgtccccggagatcagagggacatcagatatctccagatattacagcagatggtcagatcacacaagatacatatgaagaaccttctattaccccagatatacccccagcccctcacagaaAAGATCTGCCATCTCATCCTTCTATACAAGTCGTGGCTACTGATCCATCACAGACTGTTGAGAAAAATAAAAGTTGCAGAAAGGATGGGGAACATTCGAAAGCAGATACAGAAAAGCCTTCATTTGCGTGTTCACAATGTGGAAAACATTTTACCTATAAAAGGTGTCTCGTGAAACACCAGAAAATTCACACACGGAAGAagctattttcatgttcagagtgtgggaaatgttttgatTTCAAATCAAAGCTTGCTACACATTTCAaagctcacacaggggagaagcatgtTGCACATCAGAGAACTTGcccaggggagaagccattttcatgttcagaatgtgggaaaggttaTACTTTCAAATCAGAGCTTGttgaacatcagagaactcacacaggggataggccattttcatgtacagaatgtgAGAAGTGTTTTACTTTTAAATCACAGATTGTTAGACatctgagaattcacacaggggagaagccattttcatgttcagaatgtggaaaatgttttaaccgGAACTCAGCTCTCATTGTCCATCTGAGaaatcacacaggggagaagcccttttcatgttcagaatgtggaaaacgttTTAACCGGAACTCAGCTCTCGTTGTCCATCTGAGaaatcacacaggggagaagcccttttcatgttcagaatgtgggaaaaaatATGGAGCAAAAACATATCTTGACGATCATCAAAAAAATCACtcgggggagaagccattttcatgctctgaatgtggaaaatgtttcattAAGAAATCAAAGCTTGATAGACAtttgagaactcacacaggggagaagccattttcatgcttcgaatgtgggaaatgttttactcaggaATCAGCTCTTAATAGACATAAAAAAACTCACactggggagaaaccatttttatGCTCaacatgtggaaaatgttttactgataAATACACTCTTGATAAACATCAAAAAACCCACACTGGAAAAGTACTTACATGA